One region of Scophthalmus maximus strain ysfricsl-2021 chromosome 15, ASM2237912v1, whole genome shotgun sequence genomic DNA includes:
- the tmx1 gene encoding thioredoxin-related transmembrane protein 1 — protein sequence MASSGRTDAAMLFCCLFLAAQLTSLPVCAKPDSLREVTDGNWEEILSGEWMIEFYAPWCPACQQLQPVWKQFADWGEDMGVNIAKVDVTEQPGLSGRFIITSLPTIYHCKDGVFRKYQGARTKEDFLSFVDEQKWKGVEPISSWFGPSSVLMNSMSALFKLSMFIRRCHNYMTEQLGIPVWGSYVIFGLATLFSGLALGLLLVFIADFAFPSRRFSSPDYYQKKQSMEQARLIHQQEHEHEADGEEDDDEDDDEEDGDQDDVWRRRRGSPEGRPESKGQGFADEALRKRQVRSREEEEEDDDDEEDT from the exons ATGGCGAGCAGCGGCCGCACGGACGCGGCGATGttgttctgctgtttgttcCTGGCGGCGCAGCTCACGTCGCTGCCGGTCTGCGCGAAGCCGGACAGCCTGCGGGAGGTCACCGACGGCAACTGGGAGGAGATCCTGTCCGGGGAGTGGATGATTGAGTT ctATGCTCCCTGGTGTCCAGCgtgtcagcagctgcagccggtGTGGAAGCAGTTTGCCGACTGGGGGGAGGACATGGGGGTCAACATCGCCAAGGTGGACGTGACGGAACAACCCG GTCTGAGTGGACGGTTCATCATCACGTCACTTCCTACTATCTACCA ctgtaAGGACGGCGTCTTCAGGAAGTACCAGGGAGCTCGCACCAAAGAAGACTTCCTCAGCTTCGTCGACGAGCAGAAATGGAAAGGAGTGGAGCCAATTTCCTCTTGGTTCGGGCCGTCCTCCGTCTT AATGAATTCGATGTCCGCCTTGTTCAAGCTCTCCATGTTCATCCGG cGGTGTCATAACTACATGACGGAGCAGCTGGGGATCCCTGTTTGGGGATCGTACGTCATCTTCGGCTTGGCCACTCTGTTCTCCGGTCTCGCTCTTGGACTG TTGCTGGTGTTCATTGCAGATTTCGCCTTCCCCTCTCGGCGATTTTCCTCTCCTGATTACTACCAGA AGAAACAGTCCATGGAGCAGGCGAGGTTGATCCACCAACAAGAGCACGAGCACGAGGCCGACggcgaggaggacgacgacgaagacgacgatGAAGAGGACGGCGACCAGGACgacgtgtggaggaggagaagggggtcCCCTGAGGGCCGCCCCGAATCCAAGGGACAGGGTTTCGCCGACGAAGCTCTGAGGAAGAGGCAGGTGCGCAGccgcgaggaggaagaggaggacgacgacgacgaggaggacacATAA